A window from Larimichthys crocea isolate SSNF chromosome XXIII, L_crocea_2.0, whole genome shotgun sequence encodes these proteins:
- the LOC104928758 gene encoding toll-like receptor 13 isoform X1 → MILKMGHEVKENKTMPKGRAKYFKLSIMFLLLNIDNVVVPVRGFSLRSCRISYSTAICAKSRPSLKAVPKDIPPTVTGLDLSLNKITKIQGSDFKNLPLLTQLEIDRNMISQIDTGAFANLISLKNLNLNNNKLHELRADLFDGLRNLTELRIRSNGIKVVASTSFKSLTSLKLLDISFNRLNHLTNVHAIIQHLPNLKDLSIYGNGFTTFNSWELTNSSLGLTSLDVSQNPFGVFNITTDIFPDLTRFNIGGFHSKQHMKWEVRNTTFPSRVSTLDISGLELVFGHMKTFLESVNSSLISMRMNSMKYNLTALINISCTIPTMSTLQLRRNKLHFIRSNLFKLCINVTELDLAESRIKNIHDEAFASMQGLKILTLSRNSLHSVPAATKYIPTLEELDLSKNNITTLGCQDFANMTKLKHLRLFNNFISALNDCVFKDLIQLQVLKLQGNHICKFGGAFKKPNLPNLTQLRLNGNGLTTIQSEAFNGLQSLQMFSLHENKIKNLEDGCFIGLTDLTDLQLQSNNINQSVIRQEVFNHLTNLRRLDLRTNHIRYNYSSAMPNPPFSKLSHLQILAIPGQHRRGKSLLPSNLLQGLTNLLVFNTRNTQLLSLSKDMFNHTPQLQILDISSNDIVDLSPELFFPIQNLKSLYISRISLRSLDFLKDAGLTKLEFIQARKNAFSVLSEDEMDPLKALVYLDLQGNSFTCDCDNAWFINWTENSNKTQVFDAYNFECNYPPDLKGMKLLDFDIRFCKVSTDFICFVSTTCMVLLFMVVSFTYHFLRWQLTYAYYYFLALLFDSKNQNKQAANLYDAFISYNTHDEPWVIQELLPKLEGEQGWRLCLHHRDFEPGKPIIENITDAIYASRKTICVISRRYLESEWCSREIQVASFRLFDERKDVLILVFLEEIPTYEMSPHHRMRKLLKRQTYLSWPQDREHTEVFWEKLRKALRAEEEGLYEDRLLLTVMD, encoded by the exons atgattttaaaaatgggtCATGAAGTGAAGGAGAACAAAACAATGCCAAAAGGAAGAGCAAAATACTTTAAACTAAGTATTATGTTTCTTTTGCTGAATATCGACAATGTTGTTGTTCCAGTCAGGGGATTTTCGCTGAGATCTTGCCGAATCAGTTACAGCACTGCTATATGTGCCAAGAGTAGGCCTAGTCTCAAAGCTGTTCCTAAGGATATTCCCCCAACAGTGACAGGTTTGGACTTGTCTCTAAACAAAATCACTAAAATACAAGGATCAGATTTCAAAAACCTACCGCTTTTGACACAGTTAGAAATAGATCGCAACATGATTTCACAGATAGACACGGGTGCCTTTGCTAATCTAATTTCCCTCAAGAACTTGAATCTAAACAATAATAAGCTTCATGAACTTAGAGCTGATCTTTTCGACGGTTTGAGAAACCTCACAGAGCTAAGAATTAGAAGTAATGGCATCAAAGTGGTGGCGTCAACTTCTTTCAAGTCCTTGACAAGCTTGAAGCTTTTGGACATCTCTTTCAACAGACTGAACCACTTAACAAACGTGCATGCTATAATACAACACCTGCCAAATCTAAAAGATCTGTCAATCTATGGCAATGGTTTTACCACTTTTAACTCGTGGGAACTGACAAACAGCTCACTAGGGCTTACTTCCCTTGATGTGTCTCAAAATCCCTTTGGAGTCTTTAACATCACTACAGATATTTTTCCAGATCTCACCAGGTTTAATATCGGTGGCTTTCATAGTAAGCAACATATGAAATGGGAGGTGCGTAACACAACTTTTCCAAGTCGAGTGTCTACTCTTGATATTAGTGGGCTTGAATTGGTGTTTGGTCACATGAAAACCTTTCTAGAGAGCGTCAACTCCTCCTTGATTTCTATGAGGATGAACTCAATGAAATACAACCTCACAGCACTAATCAACATTTCCTGCACCATCCCAACAATGTCCACGCTCCAACTCCGACGTAACAAACTCCATTTTATCCGTTCCAATTTATTCAAGTTGTGTATCAACGTAACAGAGTTAGATTTAGCAGAGAGTCGAATTAAAAATATCCACGACGAGGCTTTCGCATCAATGCAAGGTTTAAAAATCTTGACTTTAAGTCGTAACTCGCTCCACTCTGTTCCAGCCGCAACAAAATATATACCAACTCTTGAAGAGTTAGATCTCAGCAAAAATAACATCACCACACTTGGATGTCAAGATTTTGCCAATATGACAAAGCTTAAACACCTCAGgctttttaataatttcatctCGGCTCTAAACGATTGTGTTTTCAAGGATTTAATACAACTGCAAGTTTTAAAGCTACAGGGCAACCATATCTGCAAGTTTGGTGGTGCTTTCAAAAAACCAAACTTACCAAATCTAACCCAACTGCGTTTGAATGGAAATGGACTCACCACTATTCAATCTGAGGCATTTAACGGCTTGCAATCCCTCCAGATGTTCTcattacatgaaaataaaataaaaaatcttgaAGACGGGTGTTTCATTGGATTGACGGATCTTACTGATCTTCAGCTGCAATCAAATAATATTAATCAATCAGTCATAAGACAAGAAGTTTTTAATCATCTGACAAATTTAAGAAGATTGGATTTGAGGACCAATCACATCAGATATAACTACAGTTCAGCTATGCCTAATCCACCATTTTCTAAACTGTCCCATTTGCAAATATTGGCTATTCCTGGACAACACCGACGAGGGAAGTCCCTGCTGCCCTCCAACCTCCTGCAAGGTTTGACAAATCTTTTGGTTTTCAATACCAGGAACACTCAACTTTTATCCTTGTCCAAAGACATGTTTAATCACACCCCTCAACTGCAAATACTTGATATTAGCTCAAATGACATTGTGGATCTCTCTCCAGAATTGTTTTTCCCAATTCAAAACCTCAAAAGTCTCTACATATCCAGAATAAGTCTTCGGTCTCTAGATTTCTTAAAAGACGCCGGCCTCACCAAGCTGGAGTTCATACAGGCGAGAAAGAACGCATTTTCAGTTCTCAGCGAGGACGAAATGGATCCCCTAAAAGCTCTTGTTTATTTGGATTTGCAAGGCAATAGTTTCACCTGTGACTGTGATAATGCCTGGTTCATCAActggacagaaaacagcaacaaaacacaagttTTTGACGCCTATAACTTTGAGTGCAACTATCCTCCAGACCTAAAAGGTATGAAACTGTTGGACTTTGATATCAGGTTCTGCAAAGTGAGCACCGACTTCATCTGCTTTGTTTCAACCACATGTATGGTCCTCCTGTTTATGGTAGTATCCTTCACCTACCATTTCCTGAGGTGGCAGCTGACGTATGCCTACTACTACTTCTTGGCTTTGCTCTTTGACTCAAAGAATCAAAACAAGCAGGCCGCAAATCTGTATGACGCCTTTATCTCCTACAACACCCATGATGAGCCATGGGTCATCCAAGAGCTGTTGCCAAAACTGGAAGGAGAGCAGGGCTGGAGATTGTGTCTGCACCATCGAGACTTCGAGCCAG gtAAACCCATCATAGAAAACATCACGGATGCCATCTATGCAAGCAGGAAGACCATCTGTGTGATCAGTCGAAGATACCTCGAGAGTGAGTGGTGCTCCAGAGAGATCCAGGTGGCCAG CTTTCGTCTCTTCGATGAGCGGAAGGACGTACTGATCCTGGTGTTTCTGGAGGAGATCCCCACCTATGAGATGTCTCCTCACCACCGCATGAGGAAGCTGCTGAAGAGGCAGACCTACCTGAGCTGGCCGCAAGATCGGGAGCACACCGAGGTGTTCTGGGAGAAACTCCGTAAGGCTCTGAGGGCCGAAGAAGAAGGTCTCTATGAAGACAGGCTCCTTCTTACCGTGATGGACTGA
- the LOC104928758 gene encoding toll-like receptor 13 precursor (The RefSeq protein has 18 substitutions compared to this genomic sequence), whose translation MPRGRAKYFKLSIMFLLLNIDNVVVPVRGFSLRSCRISYSTAICAKSRPSLKAVPKDIPPTVTGLDLSLNKITKIQGSDFKNLPLLTQLEIDRNMISQIDTGAFANLISLKNLNLNNNKLHELRADLFDGLGNLTELRIRSNGIKVVASTSFKSLTSLKLLDISFNRLNHLTNVHAIIQHLPNLKDLSIYGNGFTTFNSWELTNSSLGLTSLDVSQNPFGVFNITTDIFPDLTRFNIGGFHSKQHMKWEVRNTTFPSQVSTLDISGIELAFGHMKTFLESVNSSLISMRMNSMKYNLTALINVSCTIPTMSTLQLRRNKLHFIRSNLFKLSINVTELDLAESRIKNIHDEAFASMQGLKILTLSRNSLHSVPPATKYIPTLEELDLSKNNITTLGCQDFANMTKLKHLRLFNNFISALNDCVFKDLIQLQVLKLQGNHICKFGGAFKKPNLPNLTQLRLNGNGLTTIQSEAFNGLQSLQMLSLHENKIKNLEDGCFIGLTDLTDLQLQSNNINQSVIRQEVFNHLTNLRRLDLRTNHIRYNYSSAMPNPPFSKLSHLQILAIPGQHRRGKSLLPSNLLQGLTNLLVFNTRNTQLLSLSKDMFNHTPQLQILDISSNDIVDLSPELFFPIQNLKSLYISRISLRSLDFLKDAGLTKLESMQARKNAFSVLSEDEMDPLKALVYLDLLGNSFTCDCDNAWFINWTENSNKTQVFDAYNFECNYPPDLKGMKLLDFDIRFCKVSTDFICFVSTTCMVLLFMVVSFTYHFLRWQLTYAYYYFLALLFNSKNQNRQAANLYDAFISYNTHDEPWVIQELLPKLEGEQGWRLCLHHRDFEPGKPIIENITDAIYASRKTICVISRRYPESEWCSREIQVASFRLFDERKDVLILVFLEEIPTYEMSPHHRMRKLLKRQTYLSWPQVGEHTEVFWEKLRKALRAEEEGLNEDRLLLTVMD comes from the exons ATGCCAAAAGGAAGAGCAAAATACTTTAAACTAAGTATTATGTTTCTTTTGCTGAATATCGACAATGTTGTTGTTCCAGTCAGGGGATTTTCGCTGAGATCTTGCCGAATCAGTTACAGCACTGCTATATGTGCCAAGAGTAGGCCTAGTCTCAAAGCTGTTCCTAAGGATATTCCCCCAACAGTGACAGGTTTGGACTTGTCTCTAAACAAAATCACTAAAATACAAGGATCAGATTTCAAAAACCTACCGCTTTTGACACAGTTAGAAATAGATCGCAACATGATTTCACAGATAGACACGGGTGCCTTTGCTAATCTAATTTCCCTCAAGAACTTGAATCTAAACAATAATAAGCTTCATGAACTTAGAGCTGATCTTTTCGACGGTTTGAGAAACCTCACAGAGCTAAGAATTAGAAGTAATGGCATCAAAGTGGTGGCGTCAACTTCTTTCAAGTCCTTGACAAGCTTGAAGCTTTTGGACATCTCTTTCAACAGACTGAACCACTTAACAAACGTGCATGCTATAATACAACACCTGCCAAATCTAAAAGATCTGTCAATCTATGGCAATGGTTTTACCACTTTTAACTCGTGGGAACTGACAAACAGCTCACTAGGGCTTACTTCCCTTGATGTGTCTCAAAATCCCTTTGGAGTCTTTAACATCACTACAGATATTTTTCCAGATCTCACCAGGTTTAATATCGGTGGCTTTCATAGTAAGCAACATATGAAATGGGAGGTGCGTAACACAACTTTTCCAAGTCGAGTGTCTACTCTTGATATTAGTGGGCTTGAATTGGTGTTTGGTCACATGAAAACCTTTCTAGAGAGCGTCAACTCCTCCTTGATTTCTATGAGGATGAACTCAATGAAATACAACCTCACAGCACTAATCAACATTTCCTGCACCATCCCAACAATGTCCACGCTCCAACTCCGACGTAACAAACTCCATTTTATCCGTTCCAATTTATTCAAGTTGTGTATCAACGTAACAGAGTTAGATTTAGCAGAGAGTCGAATTAAAAATATCCACGACGAGGCTTTCGCATCAATGCAAGGTTTAAAAATCTTGACTTTAAGTCGTAACTCGCTCCACTCTGTTCCAGCCGCAACAAAATATATACCAACTCTTGAAGAGTTAGATCTCAGCAAAAATAACATCACCACACTTGGATGTCAAGATTTTGCCAATATGACAAAGCTTAAACACCTCAGgctttttaataatttcatctCGGCTCTAAACGATTGTGTTTTCAAGGATTTAATACAACTGCAAGTTTTAAAGCTACAGGGCAACCATATCTGCAAGTTTGGTGGTGCTTTCAAAAAACCAAACTTACCAAATCTAACCCAACTGCGTTTGAATGGAAATGGACTCACCACTATTCAATCTGAGGCATTTAACGGCTTGCAATCCCTCCAGATGTTCTcattacatgaaaataaaataaaaaatcttgaAGACGGGTGTTTCATTGGATTGACGGATCTTACTGATCTTCAGCTGCAATCAAATAATATTAATCAATCAGTCATAAGACAAGAAGTTTTTAATCATCTGACAAATTTAAGAAGATTGGATTTGAGGACCAATCACATCAGATATAACTACAGTTCAGCTATGCCTAATCCACCATTTTCTAAACTGTCCCATTTGCAAATATTGGCTATTCCTGGACAACACCGACGAGGGAAGTCCCTGCTGCCCTCCAACCTCCTGCAAGGTTTGACAAATCTTTTGGTTTTCAATACCAGGAACACTCAACTTTTATCCTTGTCCAAAGACATGTTTAATCACACCCCTCAACTGCAAATACTTGATATTAGCTCAAATGACATTGTGGATCTCTCTCCAGAATTGTTTTTCCCAATTCAAAACCTCAAAAGTCTCTACATATCCAGAATAAGTCTTCGGTCTCTAGATTTCTTAAAAGACGCCGGCCTCACCAAGCTGGAGTTCATACAGGCGAGAAAGAACGCATTTTCAGTTCTCAGCGAGGACGAAATGGATCCCCTAAAAGCTCTTGTTTATTTGGATTTGCAAGGCAATAGTTTCACCTGTGACTGTGATAATGCCTGGTTCATCAActggacagaaaacagcaacaaaacacaagttTTTGACGCCTATAACTTTGAGTGCAACTATCCTCCAGACCTAAAAGGTATGAAACTGTTGGACTTTGATATCAGGTTCTGCAAAGTGAGCACCGACTTCATCTGCTTTGTTTCAACCACATGTATGGTCCTCCTGTTTATGGTAGTATCCTTCACCTACCATTTCCTGAGGTGGCAGCTGACGTATGCCTACTACTACTTCTTGGCTTTGCTCTTTGACTCAAAGAATCAAAACAAGCAGGCCGCAAATCTGTATGACGCCTTTATCTCCTACAACACCCATGATGAGCCATGGGTCATCCAAGAGCTGTTGCCAAAACTGGAAGGAGAGCAGGGCTGGAGATTGTGTCTGCACCATCGAGACTTCGAGCCAG gtAAACCCATCATAGAAAACATCACGGATGCCATCTATGCAAGCAGGAAGACCATCTGTGTGATCAGTCGAAGATACCTCGAGAGTGAGTGGTGCTCCAGAGAGATCCAGGTGGCCAG CTTTCGTCTCTTCGATGAGCGGAAGGACGTACTGATCCTGGTGTTTCTGGAGGAGATCCCCACCTATGAGATGTCTCCTCACCACCGCATGAGGAAGCTGCTGAAGAGGCAGACCTACCTGAGCTGGCCGCAAGATCGGGAGCACACCGAGGTGTTCTGGGAGAAACTCCGTAAGGCTCTGAGGGCCGAAGAAGAAGGTCTCTATGAAGACAGGCTCCTTCTTACCGTGATGGACTGA